One window of the Armatimonadota bacterium genome contains the following:
- a CDS encoding family 78 glycoside hydrolase catalytic domain, translating into MTTLLFALLLAVLAAAAQAAPKASLSPTRLKTEYAVNPIAVGESVPRFYWIVESPDRGQFQKAYQILVASSPALLANGKGDLWDSGKVASSETAHVEFGGKPLASRQRAWWKVRVWNDEGTASSWSKSASFEVALLKNSDWKAQWIGMPSAPGEANHMDDASWIWYPDQDEKGDSPSGPSIYRKEFELGSGKVTEAILLAAADNSCQVFVNGVEVGTSNSFSSIKSLDVKGKLKAGRNVLAVVANNSGGPAGLAVVLRVRQGAKETRVVTDGSWISALDSTEDWKNMAGTPTGFVPPKVVAKMGSGPWGTPRFSLPQDPSPYLRKDFATTKKVKAARLYVSALGLYEASLDGKRLGSAYFTPGWTDYAKHIQYQVFDVTAALQPGKHALGLVLGDGWYCGNVCWFGRNLYGPKPRGLAQLEIEFDDGTKQTVVSDASWRSSTGPILLNDTLMGEDHDARLEMPGWDKAGFKDSGWGTVAAEPVGSVPLVPQNDAQVRKITELKPQKVYQSPNGATVFDLGQNMVGWARLKVRGPAGTTVRLRFAEVLEPNGDIYVTNLRSAKQTDTYVLSGKGVEIWEPKFTFHGFRYVEVAGYPGLCGPDAITGVVLSSANIPTGTFECSNAMVNQLQHNIVWGMMGNYLEVPTDCPQRDERLGWMGDAQVFVRTGCFNFDIAPFMTKWIRDVRDAQSAAGAYRDVSPNALGEGNSGSPAWGDAGIIVPWTIYRCYGDKRVLERHYDSMKKWIAYLLEENPDFIWVKRSGANYGDWLSIQADTPRDVLATAYWAHSTQLLSKIAGVLGKKADETKYAKLFGQIRDAWNAKYVQPDGRIHGNTQTCYVMALRFELLPESLREKAVQYLTEDIASRNGLLSTGFVGTGILAPTLSDVQQHDAAYKLLLNEEFPSWGYTIKHGATTIWERWDGWTDTKGFQDAGMNSFNHYAFGAIGEWMYSRVAGIDLAGVEPAYGVLKINPVVGGGLTWAKGSLDTIHGKVSSSWKLEGGKFILDVTIPANTWAEVIFATPEPEKVTEGGKAIPNLDQGKGQLKKKPVLVYSKFDTATVLVGGGTYHFEAAAPKGAH; encoded by the coding sequence ATGACGACCCTCCTGTTTGCCCTTCTCCTCGCTGTGCTTGCCGCTGCCGCCCAGGCTGCGCCCAAAGCCTCCCTTTCCCCGACCCGGCTCAAGACCGAGTACGCCGTGAACCCTATTGCGGTCGGCGAGTCCGTCCCCAGGTTCTATTGGATCGTCGAATCGCCCGACCGCGGCCAGTTCCAGAAGGCCTATCAGATCCTCGTCGCAAGCTCGCCGGCGCTTCTGGCCAATGGAAAGGGCGACCTGTGGGATTCCGGCAAGGTGGCGAGCAGCGAGACCGCCCACGTCGAATTCGGCGGCAAGCCCCTCGCCTCCCGTCAGAGGGCGTGGTGGAAGGTCCGCGTATGGAACGACGAGGGCACGGCGTCGAGCTGGAGCAAGTCTGCCAGCTTTGAAGTTGCCCTCCTCAAGAACTCGGACTGGAAGGCGCAGTGGATCGGCATGCCCAGCGCCCCCGGCGAGGCCAACCACATGGACGACGCGAGCTGGATCTGGTACCCCGACCAGGACGAAAAGGGTGATTCGCCCTCCGGCCCCAGCATCTATCGCAAGGAGTTCGAGCTCGGTTCTGGAAAGGTCACCGAGGCCATCCTGCTGGCGGCGGCCGACAACTCGTGTCAGGTGTTCGTCAACGGGGTTGAAGTCGGCACGAGCAACAGCTTTTCCTCAATCAAGTCTCTGGACGTCAAGGGCAAGCTCAAAGCCGGCCGAAACGTGCTCGCCGTGGTGGCGAACAATTCGGGTGGCCCTGCCGGTCTGGCCGTGGTGCTGAGGGTTCGGCAGGGCGCCAAGGAGACTCGGGTCGTCACCGATGGCTCCTGGATTTCAGCGCTCGACTCTACGGAGGACTGGAAGAACATGGCCGGCACGCCGACGGGCTTCGTACCCCCGAAAGTGGTCGCCAAGATGGGCTCAGGACCCTGGGGGACGCCGCGCTTCAGCCTTCCGCAGGACCCGTCGCCGTACCTTCGCAAGGACTTCGCCACCACTAAGAAGGTGAAGGCGGCGCGGCTCTATGTCAGCGCGCTCGGCCTTTACGAGGCCTCGCTCGACGGGAAGCGCCTCGGCAGCGCCTACTTCACCCCCGGCTGGACCGATTACGCAAAGCACATCCAGTATCAAGTGTTCGACGTCACGGCGGCCCTCCAGCCCGGCAAGCACGCCCTGGGCCTGGTGCTCGGTGACGGCTGGTACTGCGGCAACGTGTGCTGGTTCGGGCGCAACCTCTACGGCCCCAAACCCAGGGGCCTCGCGCAGCTTGAGATCGAGTTCGACGATGGCACGAAGCAGACGGTCGTTTCCGATGCGAGTTGGAGGTCCAGCACGGGTCCAATCCTTCTCAACGACACCCTGATGGGTGAAGACCACGACGCCCGCTTGGAGATGCCGGGATGGGACAAGGCGGGCTTCAAAGATTCAGGCTGGGGCACCGTCGCGGCAGAGCCCGTTGGCAGCGTTCCGCTCGTCCCACAAAACGACGCCCAGGTTCGGAAGATCACGGAACTCAAGCCGCAGAAGGTCTACCAGTCGCCAAACGGAGCGACCGTCTTCGACCTTGGCCAGAACATGGTGGGCTGGGCAAGGCTCAAGGTGCGGGGCCCGGCTGGAACCACGGTCAGATTGCGCTTTGCCGAAGTCCTGGAGCCCAACGGCGACATTTACGTCACGAACCTCCGCTCCGCCAAACAGACCGACACCTACGTCCTGAGCGGAAAGGGCGTGGAGATCTGGGAGCCCAAGTTCACGTTTCACGGGTTCCGGTACGTCGAGGTCGCCGGCTATCCGGGGCTCTGCGGTCCCGATGCCATCACCGGTGTCGTGCTCTCCAGCGCCAACATTCCGACCGGCACCTTTGAGTGCTCGAACGCCATGGTCAACCAGCTCCAGCACAACATCGTGTGGGGCATGATGGGCAACTACTTGGAGGTGCCCACCGACTGCCCGCAGCGCGATGAGCGGCTGGGATGGATGGGCGACGCGCAGGTGTTCGTGCGGACGGGGTGCTTCAACTTCGATATCGCGCCCTTCATGACCAAGTGGATCCGCGACGTGCGCGACGCCCAATCCGCGGCCGGCGCCTATCGCGACGTCTCGCCGAACGCGCTCGGCGAAGGCAATTCGGGCTCGCCGGCCTGGGGCGACGCGGGCATCATCGTGCCTTGGACCATCTATCGCTGCTACGGCGACAAGCGGGTTCTGGAGCGCCACTACGACTCGATGAAGAAGTGGATCGCCTACCTGCTCGAGGAGAACCCCGACTTCATCTGGGTCAAGCGATCGGGCGCGAACTACGGCGACTGGCTCTCGATCCAGGCCGACACGCCCCGCGACGTGCTGGCGACCGCCTACTGGGCGCATTCGACCCAACTGCTCTCGAAGATTGCCGGGGTTCTCGGCAAAAAGGCCGATGAGACGAAGTACGCAAAGCTCTTCGGCCAGATTCGGGACGCCTGGAACGCCAAATACGTCCAGCCGGACGGCCGCATCCACGGCAACACGCAGACCTGCTACGTGATGGCGCTGCGCTTCGAACTGCTGCCCGAGAGCCTTCGGGAGAAGGCGGTGCAGTACCTGACCGAGGACATCGCCAGCCGCAACGGCCTATTGAGCACGGGTTTCGTCGGAACCGGCATCCTGGCGCCGACGCTCAGCGACGTTCAGCAGCACGACGCGGCGTACAAGCTGCTCCTGAACGAGGAGTTCCCGAGCTGGGGCTACACGATCAAGCACGGCGCAACCACCATCTGGGAGCGCTGGGACGGCTGGACCGACACCAAGGGCTTCCAGGACGCGGGGATGAACTCGTTCAACCATTACGCTTTCGGCGCGATCGGCGAATGGATGTACAGCCGCGTGGCAGGCATCGATCTGGCGGGCGTTGAGCCGGCCTATGGGGTTCTCAAGATCAACCCTGTGGTCGGCGGCGGCCTCACCTGGGCCAAGGGGTCGCTGGACACGATCCACGGCAAGGTCTCTTCTTCGTGGAAGCTGGAGGGCGGCAAGTTCATCCTGGACGTCACCATCCCGGCGAACACCTGGGCCGAAGTCATCTTCGCGACCCCAGAGCCAGAGAAGGTCACGGAGGGTGGAAAGGCCATTCCCAACCTGGACCAGGGCAAAGGCCAGCTTAAGAAGAAGCCGGTGCTGGTGTATTCGAAGTTCGATACGGCAACGGTTCTGGTGGGAGGCGGCACCTACCACTTTGAGGCGGCCGCTCCAAAAGGTGCTCATTGA
- a CDS encoding PEP-CTERM sorting domain-containing protein: MRGNIGRSLAAFSFVAIGGVQAIGFSVTPGTLVGLEVSGAPKLIEWDFAGNVQESLAISGLPSTGVGVAIIGGRVFISDVGGNVGEVNLTTGAMFNIFSSHSNEGLGDDGTNLLALYWSSGNVDRHTTGGSFVSGTGILSGGTGIDGTASRMWVANYSDGNVYELDNGGSVQSSFSAGSAFALSGLGFDSGASTVWVSMGFGDKTIRSYTTGGTLTSSFFAGGWVNGLDVVPVPEPGTLAVLGLGAMAVLRRRRK, translated from the coding sequence ATGAGAGGCAATATCGGCCGCAGCCTTGCGGCCTTTTCGTTCGTGGCAATCGGTGGAGTTCAGGCGATAGGGTTTAGCGTCACTCCCGGAACTCTTGTTGGATTGGAGGTTAGCGGTGCTCCTAAGCTGATCGAGTGGGATTTTGCTGGCAATGTTCAGGAATCTCTGGCGATCTCGGGCCTGCCGAGTACTGGAGTCGGTGTTGCGATCATCGGCGGTCGTGTGTTCATTTCCGACGTGGGCGGCAACGTGGGTGAAGTCAACCTAACGACCGGAGCCATGTTTAACATCTTCAGTAGTCACTCGAATGAAGGTCTCGGTGACGATGGAACCAACTTGCTGGCTTTGTATTGGAGCTCGGGAAATGTGGACCGTCACACCACGGGTGGCTCCTTTGTGAGCGGAACCGGGATATTGAGCGGCGGCACGGGCATTGATGGCACAGCATCGCGCATGTGGGTTGCCAACTACAGCGACGGCAACGTCTATGAGCTCGACAATGGGGGATCCGTTCAGTCTTCGTTCTCTGCGGGCTCCGCGTTCGCTCTATCGGGCCTGGGGTTCGATTCGGGCGCTAGCACGGTCTGGGTATCCATGGGCTTTGGCGACAAAACCATCCGCTCATACACCACTGGTGGGACGCTAACGAGCTCGTTCTTTGCCGGAGGCTGGGTCAATGGTCTCGATGTGGTCCCCGTTCCCGAGCCTGGCACGTTGGCCGTACTTGGTTTGGGCGCAATGGCAGTCCTGCGCCGACGCCGGAAATAG
- a CDS encoding ABC transporter permease, whose translation MKRLLGRPEAITTVLLLVAFAIAAKSSPYFLDSVYLLKSSTLYVETGLLVLGMTFVIVSGNIDLSVAANLTLCACLCAKMAEAGLPPLLCALLTPFLGALLGFFNGYVIVKSRLPSFVVTLGTMAIFRGVAQIQLGPGSLALPEGLKGIDLWKLGPLPVSLVGLLWVAILVALVLHRTVLGRWVVSCGANPEAARYAGLPVGGTTILVFGLSGLMAGLAGLHIGSRLGYARFDHATGLELDAITAVVLGGASIFGGKGTVLGSMLALLLMAILRIGMGVANVKSEYQLAIVGTLLVATVAAQNGFARKSSTAQR comes from the coding sequence TTGAAACGGCTTCTCGGCAGGCCCGAAGCGATCACGACAGTGCTGCTCCTTGTCGCCTTTGCGATCGCTGCGAAGAGCTCGCCCTATTTCCTGGACTCGGTCTACCTGCTCAAGTCCTCGACGCTCTACGTCGAGACCGGGCTGCTGGTGCTCGGGATGACGTTCGTCATCGTCAGCGGGAACATCGATCTCTCGGTCGCCGCAAACCTCACGCTTTGCGCCTGCCTCTGCGCCAAGATGGCTGAAGCGGGTCTCCCACCGTTGCTGTGCGCTTTGCTCACGCCTTTCCTCGGGGCTCTTCTCGGATTCTTCAACGGGTACGTGATCGTCAAGAGCCGATTGCCTTCGTTCGTGGTCACGCTTGGCACGATGGCGATCTTTCGCGGGGTGGCGCAGATTCAGCTTGGACCCGGTTCTTTGGCGCTGCCCGAAGGGCTGAAGGGCATCGACCTTTGGAAGCTGGGGCCGCTGCCGGTATCGCTTGTGGGACTGCTTTGGGTGGCCATTTTGGTGGCGCTGGTGCTGCACCGAACGGTTCTCGGACGCTGGGTCGTGAGCTGTGGTGCGAACCCCGAAGCCGCCCGGTACGCGGGGCTGCCGGTCGGAGGCACGACGATCCTGGTGTTCGGCCTCTCAGGCTTGATGGCAGGCCTGGCAGGACTCCATATCGGCTCGCGGCTGGGCTATGCGCGGTTCGACCACGCTACGGGTTTGGAGCTCGACGCCATCACGGCGGTGGTGCTGGGCGGCGCTTCGATCTTTGGCGGCAAGGGCACGGTGCTCGGCTCGATGCTGGCGCTGCTGCTGATGGCGATCCTGCGCATCGGCATGGGCGTCGCGAATGTGAAGTCGGAATACCAGCTTGCGATAGTAGGCACGCTGCTGGTAGCCACGGTCGCTGCGCAGAACGGGTTCGCCAGAAAATCGAGCACAGCACAGCGATAG
- a CDS encoding CocE/NonD family hydrolase: MLSRLRLVLPVAAALLLSAWCNADRFELKFTFGGAPADQEVVETKPDGSFESKSSLSIAGTTIESAMTGKIVGGVLTEFVLKESRGPQSYTLSASGEKMKVEAGGKTQEVPYKAPTVFFANFHPWLSSSVTKVYSIPKGGAQDVQVYVIEAGTALKCSVTFKKSRVVPVDGKNRLVQTFSLRFPTMVEMDLSVVENGPLAAWDVPAQRIQAVLRGYETLTVDPTTLMKELSQPTYGVKVDKGVKVRMRDGVTLVADVIRPDGEGKFPAILVRTPYGRAAAGAEGDWWAKRGYAYVVQDVRGRFDSEGNFEPMMREKKDGYDTLDWVAKQPWSDGKAGMIGGSYLGFVQWAAAVTKHPALKCIVPQVSPPDMFFNIPYDHGVFMLFGAVWWANVVKDRSSVEVALSGLKGAEKLTTLPLSKVDDAIFGRSIPFYDKWLKMDTWAAFKDSNYLEDLKGVTIPALHISGWWDGDGIGTKMNWAKMRELGRKNQWLVYGPWTHFFNSSTRLGDVDYGPTAVIDLQSLYLRWFDTWLKGKKVGLESVPKVQAFLMGANEWKTLSDWPAPTAKKTTYYFASSGSATTTKPGRLSTTRSNRGARSDKYTYDPAIAKVTGKEADISAATTVADLRDESGGVLMYQSEPMKKSLDIIGPIQAKLYFSTSAKDTDFFVTLLDIDAKGVARVIGQPGKIRAKYLKDWNKPQLLKPNAIYSLDVELWDTAHRFLPGHRMAVLVNSSAFPGYARNLNTGESYETGTKMVKATQTIYHSVKRPSGITFYVLPSGK; encoded by the coding sequence ATGCTTTCGCGTCTTCGCCTTGTCTTGCCAGTCGCCGCTGCGCTGCTGCTTTCTGCTTGGTGCAACGCCGATCGTTTCGAACTCAAGTTCACGTTTGGTGGGGCGCCCGCCGACCAGGAGGTCGTCGAGACAAAGCCCGACGGGAGCTTCGAATCCAAATCCTCGCTGTCCATTGCCGGAACGACCATCGAGAGCGCAATGACCGGCAAGATCGTTGGCGGAGTGCTCACCGAATTCGTTTTGAAGGAGAGCCGCGGCCCGCAGTCCTACACGCTCTCGGCCTCCGGCGAAAAGATGAAGGTGGAGGCAGGAGGAAAAACCCAAGAAGTCCCCTACAAGGCCCCAACCGTCTTCTTTGCCAATTTCCACCCGTGGCTTTCCTCTTCCGTAACGAAGGTCTATAGCATCCCGAAAGGTGGTGCGCAGGACGTTCAGGTCTACGTCATCGAGGCGGGTACGGCTCTAAAGTGCTCTGTGACGTTCAAGAAGTCCCGTGTCGTGCCCGTCGACGGCAAGAACCGCCTGGTTCAGACCTTCAGCCTTCGCTTCCCTACGATGGTCGAGATGGATCTGTCGGTCGTGGAGAACGGCCCCTTGGCGGCGTGGGACGTGCCTGCGCAGCGCATTCAGGCCGTCCTCAGGGGCTACGAGACATTGACCGTCGATCCGACGACGCTCATGAAGGAATTGAGCCAGCCGACCTATGGGGTCAAGGTGGACAAGGGCGTCAAGGTCAGGATGCGCGACGGCGTGACGCTGGTGGCCGACGTGATCCGGCCCGATGGCGAAGGGAAGTTCCCGGCGATCTTGGTTCGCACGCCTTATGGCCGTGCGGCGGCCGGCGCCGAAGGGGATTGGTGGGCCAAGCGCGGCTATGCCTATGTCGTGCAGGACGTTCGCGGCCGGTTCGATTCTGAGGGCAATTTCGAGCCGATGATGCGGGAGAAGAAGGACGGCTACGACACCTTGGATTGGGTTGCCAAACAGCCTTGGTCGGACGGCAAGGCGGGGATGATCGGAGGCAGCTATCTTGGATTTGTGCAGTGGGCTGCCGCCGTGACCAAGCACCCGGCGCTCAAGTGCATCGTGCCGCAGGTTTCACCACCGGACATGTTCTTCAACATCCCCTACGACCACGGCGTGTTCATGCTGTTTGGCGCGGTGTGGTGGGCCAACGTGGTCAAGGATAGAAGCTCCGTCGAGGTGGCCCTGAGCGGGCTCAAGGGCGCGGAGAAGCTGACGACGCTGCCGCTCTCGAAGGTGGACGACGCGATCTTCGGAAGGAGCATTCCCTTCTATGACAAGTGGCTGAAAATGGACACCTGGGCAGCCTTCAAAGACTCGAACTACCTGGAGGACCTGAAGGGCGTGACGATTCCTGCGCTGCATATCTCGGGCTGGTGGGATGGCGACGGGATCGGCACCAAGATGAACTGGGCCAAGATGCGTGAGCTTGGGCGCAAGAACCAGTGGCTGGTTTATGGTCCGTGGACCCATTTCTTCAACTCCAGTACGCGCCTTGGCGACGTGGATTACGGGCCGACGGCGGTCATCGATTTGCAGAGCCTGTATCTGCGCTGGTTCGACACCTGGCTAAAGGGCAAGAAGGTCGGGCTGGAAAGCGTGCCGAAGGTGCAGGCGTTCCTGATGGGCGCGAATGAATGGAAGACGCTTTCCGATTGGCCTGCACCCACTGCCAAGAAGACGACCTACTACTTCGCTTCGAGCGGGTCCGCCACGACCACGAAGCCCGGAAGGCTCTCGACGACCCGGTCGAACCGAGGGGCCAGGTCCGACAAATACACCTATGACCCCGCGATCGCAAAGGTCACTGGCAAAGAGGCCGACATTTCGGCGGCCACGACCGTTGCCGACCTCAGGGACGAGTCGGGCGGCGTGTTGATGTACCAGAGCGAGCCGATGAAGAAGTCGCTCGATATAATAGGGCCAATTCAAGCAAAGCTGTACTTTTCAACGAGCGCAAAGGACACCGATTTCTTCGTTACCTTGCTGGACATCGATGCGAAGGGCGTTGCCCGGGTGATTGGCCAACCAGGCAAAATCCGCGCGAAGTACTTGAAGGATTGGAACAAGCCCCAACTTCTGAAGCCGAACGCGATCTACAGCTTGGACGTAGAGCTTTGGGACACGGCGCACCGGTTCCTGCCTGGACACCGGATGGCGGTGCTGGTCAATAGCTCTGCCTTTCCGGGTTATGCCAGGAACCTAAACACTGGAGAGAGCTATGAGACGGGCACGAAGATGGTGAAAGCCACACAGACGATCTACCACTCTGTGAAACGCCCCAGCGGGATCACGTTCTACGTGCTGCCGAGCGGGAAATGA
- a CDS encoding transposase, whose protein sequence is MIAEAYVGKRSVSFTICVSKRRPLFSDPIVVGAFISLLEQVLADHHCSAPIYCFMPDHLHLIVMGRDAAASPKEAIDGFKQKAGTWLYLSSRAERLQKGYWDHILRDAEDWDRRLLYICANPVRAGIVDHWEDHPHMGSIGHNLQELVINASMRL, encoded by the coding sequence TTGATTGCTGAAGCTTACGTCGGCAAACGATCGGTTTCCTTCACGATCTGCGTCTCCAAGCGGAGACCCCTTTTTAGCGACCCCATCGTGGTTGGCGCATTCATTTCATTGCTTGAACAGGTCCTCGCCGACCATCACTGCTCCGCGCCGATCTACTGCTTCATGCCCGATCATCTGCACCTCATCGTCATGGGACGCGATGCGGCCGCATCTCCCAAAGAGGCAATCGACGGGTTCAAGCAGAAGGCCGGAACATGGCTGTACCTCAGCTCCCGTGCCGAGCGGCTGCAGAAAGGCTATTGGGACCATATCTTAAGAGATGCCGAAGATTGGGACCGAAGACTGTTGTACATCTGCGCCAATCCGGTCCGGGCGGGAATCGTTGATCACTGGGAAGATCATCCACACATGGGGAGCATCGGACACAACCTCCAAGAATTAGTGATCAATGCAAGCATGAGGTTGTGA
- a CDS encoding ABC transporter permease, with protein sequence MKTLRSREFAVFALLVVFVALTWLKQPRMLEPTSINSILLALPILLVVALGELLVLLTRGIDVSVGSMLGLTGMIVGLTFRDHPGIGVAAGAGLALLIGSLLGLVNGLLVALARVPPIIATLGALTAYRGLCYIVSGAKQIDSYNLPDALTRWSLEGPLRIGNVNIPWTLAMAAGIALLAWLFLSRTRPGRYLYAIGGHEDAARLSGINVTRMKIAAYTAAGGLSGFGALLYASRYGFVNPATAGRGFELDVIAAVVIGGASILGGSGTALGVFLGCLLLCTVNVALSVMGIDATWQLAAFGTIILVALIADSAVRNRREAKA encoded by the coding sequence ATGAAGACCCTGCGAAGCCGAGAATTTGCCGTCTTCGCCCTCCTCGTCGTCTTTGTTGCGCTCACCTGGCTCAAGCAGCCCAGGATGCTGGAGCCCACCAGCATCAACTCGATCCTCCTCGCACTCCCGATCCTTCTCGTCGTGGCCCTGGGTGAGCTCCTGGTTCTACTGACCCGCGGAATCGACGTCTCCGTCGGCTCGATGTTGGGCCTCACAGGCATGATCGTCGGTCTCACCTTCCGAGACCATCCGGGGATCGGGGTCGCGGCCGGAGCCGGGCTGGCGTTGCTGATCGGCTCGCTCCTTGGCCTTGTGAATGGCCTCTTGGTGGCGCTGGCGCGCGTGCCCCCGATCATCGCCACGCTCGGCGCCCTGACGGCCTATCGGGGGCTCTGCTACATCGTCAGCGGCGCCAAGCAGATCGACTCGTACAATCTGCCCGACGCGCTCACTCGCTGGTCGCTCGAGGGCCCGCTCCGCATCGGCAACGTCAATATTCCTTGGACCCTTGCGATGGCGGCTGGAATCGCGTTGCTGGCCTGGCTGTTCCTCTCACGAACCCGGCCCGGCCGCTACCTCTACGCCATAGGGGGACACGAAGACGCGGCGAGGCTGAGCGGCATCAACGTGACCCGCATGAAGATCGCCGCCTACACCGCTGCAGGAGGCCTCTCTGGGTTTGGGGCTCTGCTGTATGCCTCACGGTACGGCTTCGTCAACCCGGCGACGGCGGGGCGCGGCTTCGAACTCGACGTGATCGCCGCCGTGGTGATCGGCGGCGCGAGCATTCTTGGCGGGTCTGGGACCGCGCTTGGAGTGTTCCTCGGGTGCCTGCTGCTGTGCACCGTGAACGTGGCGCTCTCGGTGATGGGCATTGACGCCACCTGGCAGCTTGCCGCTTTTGGCACGATCATCCTTGTCGCTCTGATCGCCGACTCCGCGGTGCGAAACCGTCGGGAGGCGAAGGCTTGA
- a CDS encoding substrate-binding domain-containing protein, translating into MLWKPFALAAALSLVLLAGCSKDEGGGAAAGPKADSGKKLKIVFIPKNTGNPYFDDVNKGFEEACQAIGADFLTTGPDKAEATSQISFIQDQVQQGVDVIAISANSPDALNATLDEARKKGVIIIAIDSDLTGNESHRDAGILSVDSEEVGPQQVELLGSQIGYSGDIAILSATTDAPNQNKWIAGMKVALQDPKYAKMKLIEIVYGNDEPQKSTTEFEALMAKHPDLRGVIAPTSVGLAAAAQSLELSGAYPGGPNAKGPGLFLTGLSTPNQLKKFVEKGVVKSFALWSPRDMGTIAAYLGKALKEGTIKAEPGVEFDAGPLGKRKIGEKNVIVAGPMTVFDKANIGKFDF; encoded by the coding sequence ATGCTCTGGAAACCCTTTGCCCTCGCCGCAGCCCTTTCTCTTGTCCTCCTTGCCGGATGCTCGAAGGATGAAGGCGGGGGCGCGGCCGCCGGACCCAAGGCCGACAGCGGGAAGAAGCTGAAGATCGTGTTTATCCCCAAGAACACGGGCAACCCGTATTTCGACGACGTGAACAAGGGGTTCGAGGAGGCCTGCCAGGCGATCGGCGCGGACTTTCTGACCACCGGGCCGGACAAGGCCGAGGCGACTTCGCAGATTTCGTTCATTCAAGATCAGGTTCAGCAGGGGGTGGACGTCATCGCCATCTCGGCTAACAGCCCCGACGCGCTGAACGCGACGCTCGATGAAGCCCGCAAGAAAGGCGTGATCATCATCGCCATTGATTCCGACCTGACCGGTAACGAGTCCCACCGTGACGCGGGCATCCTCTCGGTCGATTCTGAGGAGGTCGGGCCGCAGCAGGTCGAGCTTCTCGGCTCGCAGATTGGCTACTCGGGCGACATCGCTATCCTCAGCGCGACCACCGACGCCCCGAACCAGAACAAGTGGATCGCGGGCATGAAGGTGGCGCTCCAGGACCCCAAGTACGCGAAGATGAAGCTGATCGAAATCGTGTACGGCAACGACGAGCCGCAAAAGAGCACGACCGAGTTTGAGGCGCTGATGGCCAAGCATCCGGATCTGAGGGGGGTGATCGCGCCGACCAGCGTGGGCCTCGCCGCCGCAGCACAAAGCCTGGAGCTTTCAGGCGCGTATCCCGGCGGACCGAACGCCAAGGGACCTGGTCTCTTCCTGACGGGGCTCAGCACCCCGAACCAGCTCAAGAAGTTTGTAGAGAAGGGCGTCGTCAAGAGCTTCGCGCTCTGGTCCCCGCGCGACATGGGCACAATCGCGGCTTATCTGGGCAAAGCCCTGAAGGAGGGCACGATCAAGGCGGAGCCCGGAGTGGAGTTCGATGCGGGCCCGCTCGGCAAGCGCAAGATCGGCGAGAAGAACGTGATTGTCGCGGGCCCGATGACGGTGTTCGACAAAGCGAATATTGGGAAGTTTGATTTCTAG
- a CDS encoding DUF393 domain-containing protein — MAWKLFYDASCQLCHESQLRVEGWAKAAGQPLEVHALHSPEGQLLGLTTKDIVLIVDRTYVGSDAWIKLCEIAPWPLRWVSVAGKVPVARWAVAVVYRFVAATRHRWRGQRECPVPSNESSAKG; from the coding sequence ATGGCCTGGAAACTCTTTTACGATGCAAGCTGCCAGCTCTGCCACGAGAGCCAGTTGCGCGTGGAGGGCTGGGCCAAGGCTGCCGGGCAGCCGCTGGAGGTTCACGCCCTTCATAGCCCAGAAGGGCAGTTGCTCGGGCTGACGACCAAAGACATCGTTCTAATCGTCGACCGAACTTACGTTGGGTCGGATGCCTGGATCAAGCTCTGCGAGATCGCACCCTGGCCGCTCCGGTGGGTGTCTGTCGCTGGAAAGGTCCCCGTAGCCCGGTGGGCTGTGGCGGTGGTCTATCGTTTCGTTGCGGCGACGCGCCATCGCTGGCGCGGGCAGAGGGAGTGCCCGGTGCCGTCCAATGAGAGCAGCGCCAAGGGCTAG